Proteins co-encoded in one Bacillus sp. FSL H8-0547 genomic window:
- a CDS encoding RQC-minor-2 family DNA-binding protein — MQLQQIAYQFDDYPSLLFVPAGRKYPEIRSIGHKEERAALSRLQQAAAQELQSVPEEEMTLLKTFLGTNRPSIPLPVYKQERLYPHLIRPEMFLWKKHSVQRGLPINSSYFYPEVYGTLSAQELSRHVKKVVQEYLFCARLNKFERKHWLEKISTAYTQHPLIKLASSKEAVIHAVEIMNKSSLLGVLKYPEDIAYWRHRVEIVMRPYRSIPKAWQWTVCSHEKELALHADSDSIICTCSTCRYSVSYHVPKEGATLPDEVNIPQATKRIATIERQFNEIAVQSKETMEKLYALKEIQTDLEQHAPIIKQIQDLKTRLGNETANHPATAIYTEIEQLVFPDTIQPDLLSLSSVSVPDASVLKKAETWKKQLAHDLGESLEQHLETLQELSEKHKPRPNDIIFEIKGFRLLRSEYEKIQLFLQEETVPNHMLVQILKGEATSKIRRSGFHEAEVFGLLNEWPAKYITKAIIKSC; from the coding sequence ATGCAGCTTCAGCAAATCGCCTATCAGTTTGATGACTATCCTTCTCTCTTGTTTGTACCGGCAGGCCGCAAGTATCCGGAGATCCGCTCGATCGGCCATAAAGAGGAACGCGCGGCACTGTCAAGGCTGCAGCAGGCAGCCGCGCAGGAACTCCAGTCAGTTCCTGAAGAAGAGATGACCCTTTTAAAAACCTTTCTTGGAACAAACCGGCCTTCTATTCCTCTTCCGGTCTACAAACAGGAACGGCTCTATCCGCACCTGATCAGGCCTGAAATGTTTCTCTGGAAAAAACATTCCGTTCAGCGCGGACTCCCCATCAACAGCAGCTATTTTTATCCGGAGGTCTATGGCACCTTATCAGCTCAAGAACTCTCCAGGCATGTGAAAAAAGTGGTGCAGGAGTACCTGTTTTGCGCACGGCTGAATAAATTTGAACGCAAACACTGGCTTGAGAAAATAAGCACCGCCTACACGCAGCATCCTTTGATCAAATTAGCATCAAGCAAAGAGGCTGTCATACATGCGGTCGAAATCATGAATAAATCTTCCCTGCTCGGCGTCCTGAAATATCCGGAAGATATCGCCTATTGGCGGCACCGCGTCGAAATTGTCATGAGGCCGTATCGCAGCATTCCGAAAGCCTGGCAATGGACGGTCTGCAGCCACGAAAAAGAGCTTGCGCTGCATGCGGATTCAGATTCGATTATCTGCACATGCAGCACCTGCCGCTACTCAGTTTCCTATCATGTTCCAAAGGAAGGAGCAACCCTTCCGGATGAAGTCAATATCCCACAGGCAACAAAGCGAATCGCAACCATCGAACGGCAGTTTAACGAAATCGCGGTTCAATCTAAAGAAACGATGGAAAAGCTTTACGCTTTGAAGGAGATCCAAACCGATTTGGAGCAGCACGCTCCAATCATCAAACAGATACAAGACCTTAAAACCCGGCTTGGGAATGAGACGGCAAACCATCCTGCGACAGCAATCTATACAGAGATTGAGCAGCTGGTCTTTCCGGATACAATCCAGCCTGACTTGCTCAGTCTATCAAGCGTTTCTGTGCCCGATGCATCTGTCCTTAAAAAAGCAGAAACCTGGAAAAAACAGCTCGCACATGACCTTGGAGAAAGCCTTGAGCAGCATCTTGAAACACTTCAGGAGCTCTCCGAAAAACACAAGCCGCGACCAAATGATATCATCTTTGAAATCAAAGGTTTCCGGCTGCTTAGATCGGAATACGAAAAAATCCAGCTTTTCCTGCAGGAAGAGACTGTCCCAAACCACATGCTCGTGCAGATCCTTAAAGGAGAAGCCACAAGCAAAATCCGGCGCAGCGGCTTCCATGAAGCTGAAGTCTTCGGCCTTTTAAACGAATGGCCGGCGAAATATATCACAAAAGCCATCATAAAAAGCTGCTGA
- a CDS encoding amino acid permease has protein sequence MAQQELKRDLANRHVQLIAIGGTIGTGLFLGSGKAIQLAGPSIIFAYLIVGVALFFMMRALGELLLSKAGYESFTDIAEDYLGPRAAFVTGWTYWFCWIMTAMADVIAVGVYVQYWYDIPQWVPAIVCLLLLLGLNLLTVKLFGELEFWFALIKVVTILALIVVGVILIVMGFKTNAGTVSVSNLWEHGGLFPNGMTGFLLSFQMVVFAFVGVELVGVSAAETSNPRKNIPSAINKIPLRILFFYVGALIVLLSINPWTELNASESPFVKTFSLIGIPLAAGIINFVVLTSAASACNSGLFSTSRILFTLSKRGQAPSSMRKLTKQHVPGNALWLSAAVVSAGALLSKLIPEQAFSIVTTISAICFIWVWSVILICHIKYRRTRGDLHAKSEFKAPFAPFINYAVLALFGLILIVMLVAEETRPALMLTPVWFILLYVLYSSRKRSLT, from the coding sequence ATGGCACAGCAGGAATTGAAACGAGATTTGGCGAACCGCCATGTGCAGCTGATTGCAATAGGCGGAACGATTGGAACGGGGTTGTTTTTAGGGTCGGGCAAGGCGATTCAGCTTGCGGGACCATCCATTATTTTCGCATATTTGATTGTCGGGGTTGCACTGTTTTTCATGATGAGGGCGCTTGGGGAGCTCCTGCTGTCAAAGGCGGGGTATGAGTCGTTTACGGATATTGCCGAGGATTATCTGGGCCCGCGGGCGGCGTTTGTAACAGGGTGGACGTACTGGTTCTGCTGGATCATGACGGCGATGGCCGATGTCATTGCGGTCGGGGTATATGTGCAGTACTGGTATGACATTCCGCAGTGGGTTCCTGCCATTGTGTGCCTGCTTCTGCTGCTTGGGCTCAATCTGCTGACGGTGAAGCTTTTTGGGGAACTCGAGTTTTGGTTTGCACTGATCAAAGTGGTGACGATCCTTGCGCTGATCGTCGTTGGGGTGATTTTGATTGTGATGGGGTTCAAGACAAATGCGGGAACTGTTTCGGTAAGCAATCTGTGGGAGCACGGCGGCCTGTTTCCGAACGGCATGACGGGATTTCTGCTTTCGTTCCAAATGGTTGTGTTTGCGTTTGTCGGGGTGGAGCTGGTCGGGGTATCTGCCGCGGAAACGTCCAATCCGCGAAAAAACATTCCGTCTGCCATCAATAAGATTCCGCTTCGGATTCTGTTTTTCTACGTCGGCGCTTTGATTGTCCTGCTCAGCATCAATCCATGGACCGAGCTGAACGCTTCTGAGAGTCCTTTTGTGAAGACGTTCAGCCTCATCGGAATTCCGCTTGCTGCGGGAATCATTAATTTTGTTGTCCTGACGTCTGCAGCATCTGCCTGCAACAGCGGCCTGTTTTCGACAAGCCGGATCTTGTTCACGCTGAGCAAACGCGGCCAGGCGCCGTCCTCCATGAGGAAGCTGACAAAGCAGCACGTGCCCGGCAACGCGCTGTGGCTTTCGGCTGCCGTTGTGTCAGCGGGTGCGCTTCTAAGCAAGCTGATTCCCGAGCAGGCCTTCAGCATTGTGACGACAATCAGCGCCATCTGCTTTATCTGGGTGTGGAGCGTGATTTTAATCTGCCACATCAAATACCGGAGAACCCGAGGGGACCTGCATGCAAAGTCTGAATTCAAGGCTCCGTTTGCGCCGTTCATCAACTATGCCGTGCTGGCGCTGTTCGGGCTGATTCTCATCGTGATGCTTGTGGCGGAAGAGACACGTCCGGCGCTGATGCTGACGCCTGTGTGGTTTATCTTGCTGTATGTGCTGTATTCATCGAGAAAAAGGTCCCTGACCTGA
- a CDS encoding iron-siderophore ABC transporter substrate-binding protein, protein MNTRRKFLTLALSIIAVLMIALAGCSSEQSGTSEKSSEKKADSKGEDTQYPITIKHAFGETVIEEKPERVATISWANHDVALALGVVPVGFSAANYGIQDDSGMLPWTKEKVKELGEDNPNIYQDTDGLDFEAISDSQPDVILAAYSGITQEEYDTLSEIAPVVAYKSAPWVASWREQVTYNAMGMGMEEEGKKLIADTEKLIKEKAGEHPELKGKKAAFVSISADDLSKFYIYTPADPRGEFLSELGMEYPESITSQLKDEDGFYLELSAENADMLNGAEILVSYGNENTLKALQEDPILGKIPAVQNGSVVIIGDNTPLAAAGNPNPLAIEYSIDEYLTLLSEAASKVK, encoded by the coding sequence ATGAATACAAGACGCAAATTTTTAACACTGGCTCTTTCTATTATAGCTGTACTTATGATTGCGCTTGCAGGCTGCTCAAGCGAGCAATCAGGCACATCGGAAAAATCTTCTGAAAAGAAAGCTGATTCAAAAGGGGAAGATACACAATACCCAATCACGATCAAGCATGCATTCGGCGAAACGGTCATTGAAGAGAAGCCGGAACGCGTTGCAACCATTTCATGGGCAAACCATGATGTTGCACTTGCTTTAGGTGTGGTGCCGGTAGGTTTTTCAGCAGCAAACTACGGCATTCAGGATGACAGCGGCATGCTGCCATGGACGAAAGAGAAAGTGAAAGAACTCGGTGAAGACAATCCGAACATCTACCAGGATACAGACGGATTAGACTTTGAAGCGATCTCTGACTCACAGCCGGATGTGATTCTGGCCGCCTACTCAGGCATCACGCAGGAAGAATACGATACATTAAGTGAAATCGCACCGGTTGTGGCTTATAAGTCGGCCCCTTGGGTTGCTTCATGGCGCGAACAGGTCACCTACAATGCAATGGGTATGGGAATGGAAGAGGAAGGCAAAAAGCTGATTGCCGATACAGAAAAACTCATCAAGGAAAAAGCAGGGGAACACCCTGAACTTAAAGGGAAGAAAGCAGCATTCGTCAGCATTTCAGCTGATGATCTCTCCAAGTTTTACATATACACTCCAGCTGATCCGCGCGGAGAGTTCCTGAGCGAGCTTGGGATGGAATACCCTGAAAGCATTACGAGCCAGCTTAAGGATGAAGACGGTTTCTATCTTGAATTAAGTGCAGAGAATGCGGATATGCTGAACGGTGCTGAAATCCTTGTTTCTTATGGAAATGAAAATACGTTAAAAGCCTTACAGGAAGACCCGATCCTTGGAAAAATTCCTGCGGTTCAAAATGGATCTGTTGTCATCATTGGAGACAACACTCCGCTCGCTGCGGCCGGCAATCCAAACCCGCTTGCAATTGAATATTCCATCGATGAATACTTAACATTACTTTCAGAAGCTGCAAGCAAAGTAAAGTAA
- a CDS encoding DUF4188 domain-containing protein translates to MVQRVNAGRYTTDNQENIVVFLIGMRVNKRLALHKWLPVFFAMPGMIRELYMNKDELGFLSMESYFGLRTTVMIQYWRSTEDLLAYARSDKHMTAWKNFNQKIGSNPSVGIYHETYEVKAGNYESIYGNMPAYGLGKALSFIPIEASRASAKQRLTKEGTTSSI, encoded by the coding sequence ATGGTTCAAAGGGTGAATGCAGGGAGGTACACGACAGACAACCAGGAAAACATCGTTGTTTTTCTGATCGGAATGAGGGTAAACAAGCGACTCGCCCTGCACAAGTGGCTTCCGGTCTTTTTTGCCATGCCGGGAATGATCAGGGAGCTTTATATGAACAAGGATGAATTAGGCTTCCTGTCCATGGAAAGCTATTTCGGTCTTAGAACAACGGTCATGATTCAATATTGGCGCTCAACAGAGGATCTGCTCGCATATGCAAGAAGCGATAAGCACATGACGGCATGGAAAAACTTCAATCAGAAGATCGGAAGCAATCCTTCAGTCGGCATATACCATGAAACCTATGAAGTAAAAGCCGGAAACTACGAATCGATCTATGGAAACATGCCTGCGTACGGCTTAGGAAAAGCACTCAGCTTTATTCCGATTGAAGCAAGCCGCGCCTCGGCAAAACAGCGGCTGACGAAAGAAGGAACTACCTCCTCCATTTAA
- a CDS encoding PadR family transcriptional regulator, translating into MKTYSDTTYAILGILTTDCRTGYDIKQLIDRSLTHFWKISYGQIYPTLKTIVEEELATVTITSQPSKPERKEYHLTAKGKETLKNWLEEPIKQIPAERNEMLLKLFFGRHQSKENTVRVLKDYKTNLEARYLTYTSIEESITAHKDHAEDAVYWLFTLDYGKRMTKAAIEWCMFTLEQLVKEEE; encoded by the coding sequence TTGAAAACCTACAGCGATACGACCTACGCCATTCTAGGCATCTTAACGACAGACTGCAGAACCGGCTATGATATAAAGCAGCTGATCGACAGGAGTCTGACCCATTTCTGGAAAATCAGCTACGGGCAAATCTATCCGACTCTTAAAACCATCGTCGAAGAGGAACTGGCAACCGTCACGATCACCTCTCAGCCGTCGAAACCGGAGCGAAAGGAATATCATCTCACGGCAAAAGGGAAGGAAACGCTTAAGAACTGGCTTGAAGAACCGATTAAACAAATCCCTGCAGAGCGCAATGAAATGCTGCTCAAATTGTTTTTCGGACGCCATCAGTCCAAAGAAAACACGGTAAGGGTTTTAAAGGATTATAAGACAAATCTGGAAGCCCGGTACCTTACATATACAAGCATCGAAGAAAGCATTACGGCCCATAAAGATCACGCAGAAGATGCCGTCTATTGGCTCTTCACACTGGATTACGGAAAACGAATGACAAAGGCGGCAATTGAATGGTGCATGTTTACTCTTGAACAGCTGGTAAAAGAGGAGGAATAA
- a CDS encoding DUF2628 domain-containing protein has product MNIRLQNEAGVVKEVKLGFSWTTFFFGFFPALFRGDLKWATIMFVTAALVGVFTLGFGAWVPGIIFSFIYNKIYIKDLLEKGYRPADEHTQSELGSKGIISLSKSEKPHSA; this is encoded by the coding sequence ATGAACATACGTTTACAAAATGAGGCAGGTGTAGTAAAAGAGGTTAAGCTGGGATTTAGCTGGACAACCTTTTTCTTCGGTTTTTTTCCTGCTCTTTTTAGAGGAGATCTGAAATGGGCTACGATCATGTTTGTTACGGCTGCTTTAGTTGGTGTATTTACTCTAGGTTTCGGTGCATGGGTTCCAGGAATTATTTTTTCATTTATCTATAACAAAATTTATATAAAAGACCTTTTAGAAAAGGGATACCGTCCTGCTGATGAGCATACACAGTCAGAGCTCGGTTCAAAAGGAATTATTTCATTATCAAAATCAGAAAAACCTCATTCTGCTTGA
- a CDS encoding FAD-dependent oxidoreductase, whose amino-acid sequence MNLEDVLIIGAGISGLTAAQKVQELSENKVLLLDKGRSPGGRFATRRIGSGTFDHGAQFLSASSREGQDLLEDWQQRSWIRPWFEENAVRFMADKGMNGLAKRVAEGLRVECEYEVERIVDHGEYYAAEGLNNKTNEPFSVKARSLLMTCPLPQTLKLLDAGNVKLKAGQRNELESVKYVPCLAVLMELSGESGLSYKKEPVPGVISWMADNRAKGISETGALTVHMDHEWSSLHYNLSDDEILAQVMPSIRTALGYEPDILSVQVKRWRYAQAIKQIERSFLNVGENKPLLIGGDACKGDSKSSASKAEHAIRSGLAAGVFLSRL is encoded by the coding sequence ATGAATCTTGAAGATGTTTTAATCATCGGAGCGGGGATCAGCGGTCTGACGGCTGCCCAAAAGGTGCAGGAGCTTTCTGAAAACAAGGTGCTTCTTCTTGATAAAGGAAGGAGTCCCGGGGGACGATTTGCCACAAGGAGGATTGGAAGCGGTACGTTTGATCATGGTGCCCAGTTCCTTTCTGCTTCCAGCAGGGAAGGCCAGGATCTTTTGGAAGACTGGCAGCAGCGCAGCTGGATTCGGCCGTGGTTTGAGGAAAACGCCGTAAGGTTTATGGCTGATAAAGGCATGAACGGACTGGCAAAGCGGGTGGCTGAAGGTCTTCGGGTTGAGTGTGAGTATGAGGTTGAAAGAATAGTGGATCACGGAGAGTATTATGCAGCTGAAGGATTGAATAATAAAACGAACGAGCCATTTTCAGTGAAGGCCCGCTCCCTTCTCATGACCTGTCCTCTCCCTCAAACCTTGAAGCTTCTTGATGCGGGAAATGTGAAACTTAAAGCCGGACAGCGAAACGAGCTTGAAAGCGTCAAATACGTTCCCTGCCTTGCCGTTTTAATGGAGCTTTCCGGAGAATCAGGTCTTTCCTATAAAAAGGAGCCTGTTCCGGGTGTAATATCCTGGATGGCTGATAACCGCGCAAAAGGCATCAGTGAAACCGGTGCTTTAACGGTTCATATGGATCATGAGTGGTCATCTCTTCATTACAATCTGTCAGATGATGAGATTCTGGCACAGGTCATGCCATCTATTCGAACAGCTTTAGGCTATGAACCTGACATACTCAGCGTTCAGGTGAAAAGATGGCGCTATGCTCAGGCTATTAAGCAGATCGAACGTTCTTTTTTGAATGTGGGAGAGAACAAACCGCTGCTCATTGGAGGAGATGCATGTAAGGGAGACAGCAAATCCTCTGCCTCTAAAGCCGAGCATGCCATTCGCTCGGGGCTTGCAGCGGGTGTGTTTTTGTCACGGTTATGA
- a CDS encoding CBO0543 family protein — translation MYLLLVIAVWILFAYKFIDWKQWEKQYPTVLFFIVVNMTYNYFYYDHTLWAFRGVTAEWLNHSIINAAFTFFICPMGLIIYLQRFPANRRNQWIYIAVWTAFYTALEWIFSHKGMYVYDNGWNGWLNIPLNLMLFLVLTVHYRKPSIAILISVLSVVLFYLFFPFSWGNLK, via the coding sequence ATGTATCTTTTGCTTGTAATCGCAGTCTGGATCTTATTTGCTTATAAATTTATCGATTGGAAACAATGGGAGAAGCAGTATCCGACGGTGCTTTTTTTTATTGTCGTGAATATGACGTACAATTATTTTTATTACGACCACACGCTTTGGGCATTCAGAGGAGTGACGGCAGAATGGCTGAACCATTCCATTATTAATGCCGCTTTTACTTTTTTCATCTGTCCGATGGGACTGATTATTTATCTTCAGAGATTTCCTGCTAATAGAAGAAATCAGTGGATCTACATAGCGGTCTGGACGGCCTTTTACACGGCGCTGGAGTGGATTTTTTCGCACAAAGGCATGTACGTGTATGATAACGGGTGGAACGGATGGCTGAATATCCCGCTGAATTTGATGTTGTTTCTTGTTCTGACGGTTCATTACAGGAAGCCTTCTATTGCTATTTTGATATCTGTTTTATCAGTCGTTCTTTTTTACTTATTCTTCCCGTTTTCATGGGGAAACCTAAAGTAA
- a CDS encoding NERD domain-containing protein: MIILKERRESLELTIYRSLSRRQQLPSEEQRNYENLEKGYLGEKWFDAWIVKNVNTGILLADLLFKTNHSHHQTDTLLITPDKLYLFEIKNNEGDYLMDGERWTSTSTLEIKNPLLQLKINDSLFRRLLQEQQFSIPSEAYLVFVNPDFHLYHSSPEQPILFLSKLNRFAEKLNKKTLPLKSFHTKLAEKLVSLHLTKSPYMTLPEYRYEQLQKGMICAACGKFFSVLLKKNCVCFHCGGKEDYKKAVLRNTEEFRILFPDKAVTVQQIFEWCSIIKHKTTIRNVLRSNYKKAGEGRNTVYIP, from the coding sequence TTGATTATACTTAAAGAGCGCCGCGAATCGCTCGAGTTAACCATATACAGAAGTCTTTCTCGAAGACAGCAGCTTCCATCAGAAGAGCAGCGGAACTATGAAAACCTGGAAAAAGGATACCTTGGCGAAAAGTGGTTTGATGCATGGATTGTAAAAAACGTAAATACAGGCATTCTCCTTGCTGACCTTTTATTCAAAACAAACCATTCACACCATCAAACAGATACCCTTCTGATAACACCTGATAAGCTCTATCTTTTTGAAATAAAAAACAACGAAGGCGATTACTTAATGGATGGTGAAAGATGGACCTCGACTAGCACTCTTGAAATAAAGAATCCTCTTTTACAATTAAAAATAAACGATTCTCTCTTCAGAAGACTGCTTCAAGAACAACAATTCTCCATACCTTCAGAAGCTTATTTGGTATTTGTTAATCCCGACTTTCACCTCTATCACTCTTCCCCTGAACAGCCCATCCTTTTCCTGTCAAAGTTGAACCGTTTCGCAGAGAAACTGAATAAAAAAACACTTCCTTTAAAGAGTTTCCACACAAAGCTTGCTGAAAAACTAGTATCCCTCCATCTAACAAAATCTCCTTATATGACTTTGCCTGAATACCGCTATGAACAGTTGCAGAAAGGAATGATTTGTGCAGCGTGCGGCAAGTTTTTTAGTGTATTGCTGAAAAAAAACTGTGTCTGCTTTCACTGCGGCGGAAAGGAAGATTACAAAAAAGCGGTCCTTAGAAATACAGAAGAATTCAGGATACTGTTCCCGGATAAAGCTGTAACTGTTCAACAAATCTTTGAATGGTGTTCCATTATTAAACATAAAACCACCATCCGAAATGTTCTGCGCAGCAACTATAAGAAAGCGGGCGAAGGCAGAAATACTGTTTATATTCCTTAA
- a CDS encoding macrolide 2'-phosphotransferase, which produces MNKNKVIEIAHKHAIYVKENSLTFNQSGLDFLVVFAEDADEERWVLRFPRREDVLASADKEKRTLDLIVPLLSVEAPQWRVYTDDLIAYRQLTGVPAGTIDHEAMAYVWEMDEKNVPPEFTKTLAEAMVSLHRIQRKAVETANLPVENAEEARKNMMKRMENVRASFDVNEKLWKRWQEWVNDDKLWPAETCLVHGDLHAGHILINASAKVTGIIDWTEASVTDPANDFVPHFRTFGEQALNDLIFHYEKAGGYVWPNMEKHIIELTAAYPIGIAEFAQKSGLEEYKQMAKQVLGGNQ; this is translated from the coding sequence ATGAATAAAAATAAAGTGATAGAGATCGCACATAAACATGCTATTTATGTTAAAGAGAATTCATTGACATTTAATCAGTCAGGACTTGATTTTCTTGTCGTTTTTGCAGAGGACGCAGATGAGGAAAGATGGGTTTTGCGCTTTCCGAGAAGAGAAGATGTTCTGGCATCTGCGGATAAGGAAAAACGCACGCTGGATCTAATTGTGCCGCTGCTATCTGTTGAAGCTCCGCAGTGGCGTGTATATACGGATGATTTAATTGCTTACAGACAGTTAACTGGTGTTCCTGCGGGGACCATCGATCACGAGGCAATGGCTTATGTGTGGGAAATGGATGAAAAGAATGTGCCGCCTGAATTTACAAAAACCCTTGCAGAAGCAATGGTATCGCTTCACCGTATTCAGAGGAAAGCAGTTGAAACGGCAAATTTACCAGTAGAAAACGCTGAAGAGGCAAGAAAGAATATGATGAAACGAATGGAAAACGTAAGAGCTTCGTTTGATGTGAATGAAAAGCTGTGGAAAAGGTGGCAGGAGTGGGTGAACGACGACAAGCTGTGGCCTGCTGAAACGTGCCTTGTTCATGGTGATCTTCATGCGGGTCACATTTTAATCAATGCATCTGCTAAAGTGACCGGTATTATCGACTGGACAGAGGCTTCTGTGACAGATCCTGCAAACGATTTTGTACCCCACTTTCGCACTTTTGGAGAACAGGCTCTAAACGATCTCATTTTCCACTATGAAAAAGCGGGCGGGTATGTCTGGCCCAATATGGAAAAACACATTATTGAATTAACTGCAGCATATCCAATTGGTATTGCTGAGTTTGCGCAGAAATCAGGACTGGAAGAATACAAGCAAATGGCAAAGCAGGTATTGGGCGGAAATCAGTAA
- a CDS encoding malate:quinone oxidoreductase: MSSLKNKTDVVLIGAGVMSATLGAMLKEVAPEWNIKVFEKLGSPGEESSNEWNNAGTGHAALCELNYTSEKADGSIDIGKAVKVNEQFQLSRQFWSYLVKRNLIRSPEDFIMPIPHMSFVEGEKNVAFLKKRLEALSDNPLFHGMEFSSDHQKLREWIPLMMEGRTSSEPIAATKIDSGTDVNFGALTRMLFDHLERKNVEVHYKHSVEDLKRTRDGSWELKVKNGFGQVERHRAKFVFIGGGGGSLHLLQKTGIPESKQIGGFPVSGLFLVCKNPDVIAKHHAKVYGKAKVGAPPMSVPHLDTRYIDGKKSLLFGPFAGFSPKFLKTGSNLDLISSVKPNNLMTMLAAGVKEMALTKYLIQQVMLSHEKRMDELREFIPNAKNEEWDIVVAGQRVQVIKDTDAGKGTLQFGTEVVSAADGSVAALLGASPGASTAVHVMLEVFEKCFPQHMTAWEPKLKEMIPSYGLSLSDHPELFRKMEESTGQTLGLVKKKELVYS, from the coding sequence ATGAGCAGCTTAAAGAACAAAACAGACGTGGTTCTAATTGGTGCCGGGGTCATGAGTGCAACTCTTGGAGCGATGCTGAAAGAGGTAGCGCCAGAGTGGAACATTAAAGTATTTGAAAAACTCGGAAGTCCGGGTGAAGAGAGCTCGAATGAGTGGAACAATGCAGGTACGGGTCATGCTGCGCTGTGCGAGCTTAACTATACATCGGAAAAAGCGGACGGTTCGATTGATATCGGCAAGGCTGTGAAGGTGAATGAGCAGTTCCAGCTTTCCAGACAGTTCTGGTCCTACTTGGTCAAACGGAATCTGATCCGAAGTCCTGAGGATTTTATCATGCCGATTCCGCATATGAGCTTTGTGGAAGGGGAAAAAAATGTTGCGTTTCTGAAAAAAAGATTGGAAGCGTTATCAGACAACCCGCTGTTTCACGGGATGGAATTTTCAAGCGACCATCAAAAGCTGAGGGAATGGATTCCGCTTATGATGGAAGGACGCACATCGTCCGAGCCGATTGCAGCGACGAAAATCGATTCAGGTACGGATGTAAACTTCGGGGCTTTAACCCGTATGCTCTTCGATCATTTGGAGAGAAAAAATGTGGAGGTCCACTACAAGCACAGTGTCGAGGACTTAAAGCGCACGCGTGACGGTTCATGGGAACTGAAAGTGAAGAACGGTTTCGGACAGGTTGAGCGCCACCGGGCGAAATTCGTGTTTATCGGAGGCGGAGGCGGCAGTCTGCATCTGCTGCAGAAAACAGGTATTCCGGAGTCGAAGCAGATCGGGGGCTTCCCTGTCAGCGGACTGTTCCTCGTCTGCAAGAATCCGGATGTTATTGCGAAGCATCACGCGAAAGTGTACGGCAAGGCAAAGGTCGGCGCTCCGCCGATGTCGGTTCCGCATCTTGACACACGGTACATCGACGGGAAAAAATCCCTGCTTTTCGGACCGTTTGCGGGATTTTCGCCAAAGTTCCTAAAAACGGGTTCCAACCTTGATCTGATCAGCTCAGTCAAGCCGAACAATCTGATGACGATGCTTGCTGCAGGCGTGAAAGAGATGGCGCTGACCAAGTATCTGATTCAGCAGGTCATGCTGTCGCATGAAAAACGCATGGATGAGCTGCGAGAATTCATTCCGAACGCCAAAAACGAGGAATGGGATATCGTGGTAGCGGGCCAGCGCGTTCAGGTCATCAAAGATACGGATGCCGGCAAAGGAACGCTTCAGTTCGGTACAGAAGTGGTGAGTGCTGCAGACGGTTCTGTCGCTGCTCTTCTTGGAGCATCTCCTGGTGCTTCAACGGCTGTTCATGTCATGCTCGAGGTCTTTGAAAAATGCTTCCCGCAGCACATGACAGCATGGGAGCCGAAGCTGAAGGAAATGATTCCTTCCTACGGCCTGTCCCTGTCGGATCATCCTGAGCTTTTCCGCAAAATGGAAGAATCGACCGGACAGACGCTTGGTCTTGTGAAAAAAAAAGAACTCGTTTATAGCTAG